The sequence below is a genomic window from Sneathiella marina.
TGTGGTAACAAAGTGGGGAGATCCGCTTTGGTCCGATGGTACTGAATTTGATTCGGTAAGCCGTGGTACTGCGGCAAGCCAATTAAAAGCTGTTGGTGATAACAACGACGGAATGGCGTTATTTCCAGAGGGCGGCAGAAGTATTCTGGTTTTCAATAATGAATATGTAAACAGACGTATTATTTATGGAAATCGCGACAGCAAACGTCCCGAAAATAACGATGATGTCAATAAGGGTAAAGCCGGGCATGGTGTAACGGTTGCCGAAATAGTTGTTGATGACGGCAAATGGAAAATCGCCAAGGACAGCCCCTACAACCGCCGGATCACCGCGGACACCCCCATGGAAATAACAGGTCCGGCCCGCGGGCATGACCTGATGAAAACGGCGAAGGACCCTCAAGGTATTCTCGCTAAAGGTACGTGGAACAATTGTGGGAACGGTCGTACACCGTGGGGCACGTACCTTGCTTGTGAAGAAAATTTCAACGGGTATTTTTCAAGTAGTATTGAGTCAATTATTCCATCTGCAGAAATGAAACGCTATGGCGTCGGAAACAAGGATTGGGGATATGCCTGGGCGACTGAGGACGAACGATTTGATATCAGCAAGCATCCAACAGAACCAAATCGGTTTGGCTATGTAGTTGAAATTGATCCTCTTGATCCAACTTCCACACCCAAGAAACGAACTGCACTTGGGCGGTTTAAGCATGAGAATGCCGAGCTGGTTCTGGCGAAAAACGGTCAGGTCGTTGTCTATCTCGGAGACGATGAGCGAGGCGAGTTTCTGTATAAATTTGTCAGTAAAGATCAGTTCAAGGAAGGTGGGGATAACGCAGATCTTCTTGAAGAGGGTACTCTGTATGCAGCGAAGTTTACCGATGAAATGCAGGGTGAATGGCTGCCTTTGACACCTGAAACAACGGGTATGAGATCGCAAGCAGAGATAAGCATTCTAACGCGTCTTGCGGCTTCTGCAGTAGGCGCAACCACTATGGACCGGCCGGAATGGGTGGCAGCACATCCGTCAAAAGCCGAAATTTATGTTGCCCTTACAAACAATAAAAACAGAGGAAAAAAGCCCAATAAGGGTGGTGATGAAACACCCGTAGGTGGCCCAAACCCTCGTGCCGAGAACAATTACGGACAAATCGTCCGTTGGCGACCCAAAAATGGTGACCATCTGTCGAACGCATTTGAATGGGATCTATTCGTGGTTGCCGGCAATCCTGCAATTCACCGGGACGCCTATGCAGGGTCGGAAAATGTCAATGCAGACAATATGTTCAATTCACCGGATGGTTTAAAGTTTGATTCGACCGGACTTCTATGGATCCAGACAGATGGTAAATATTCTGACAAGGGCGATTTCGCCGGAATGGGAAATAACCAGATGCTGGTAGGTGATCCTGAAACAGGTGAGATCCGGCGGTTTATGGTTGGCCCAAATGAATGCGAAGTGACAGGTTTGACCTGGAGCGAAGATCGTAAAACCATGTTTGTCGGCATCCAGCATCCCGGTGAAAAAGGCAATAGTCATTATCCCGACGGGGGAGATTCCGTTCCCAGATCAACAATTATCGGCATTTCGCGTGATGACGGTGAAACCATGGGGTAAGGAATTGATCCCGTTGAGGCTGGGGATTTCTAGCGATACCTCTTTTAAAGGTTATTGAAATCTCCGCCCCGGCCTTTTCCTGCTGCAAATCGCGCCGCCCCGGCCTGCGTTTCTTCTTTGAGGGGTTTCAGCCCGCCTTTCGCTTCATTTACCAAAGCGTCCGGGAAATCCATGTTCCATTGTTGATGCGCTGACATCCGGTCGGCTCGCAGGCAAAGCTGTGGGAATTTTGCGATTTCATGAGCAAGCTTGAGGGATTCGGCCAGTGCCTGTCCTGCGGCAACTTTCCGGTTGGCCAAACCAAATTCATAGGCTTCTTCGATTTCGACGGGTCTGCCTGTCAAAACCATATCCATGGCCCTGCTCTGGCCAATGAGACGGGGAAGACGGACCGTGCCGCCATCGATAAGCGGAACCCCCCAACGGCGACAAAAGACGCCGAAGA
It includes:
- a CDS encoding PhoX family protein, with the translated sequence MPTPVSDEISFDDFDEINNPPPVETAFEAITETVLSRRRFLRHGVAFGASALVLGSTALTPLSARAESRFKFKQVPANAQDTVTVPDGYRWHVVTKWGDPLWSDGTEFDSVSRGTAASQLKAVGDNNDGMALFPEGGRSILVFNNEYVNRRIIYGNRDSKRPENNDDVNKGKAGHGVTVAEIVVDDGKWKIAKDSPYNRRITADTPMEITGPARGHDLMKTAKDPQGILAKGTWNNCGNGRTPWGTYLACEENFNGYFSSSIESIIPSAEMKRYGVGNKDWGYAWATEDERFDISKHPTEPNRFGYVVEIDPLDPTSTPKKRTALGRFKHENAELVLAKNGQVVVYLGDDERGEFLYKFVSKDQFKEGGDNADLLEEGTLYAAKFTDEMQGEWLPLTPETTGMRSQAEISILTRLAASAVGATTMDRPEWVAAHPSKAEIYVALTNNKNRGKKPNKGGDETPVGGPNPRAENNYGQIVRWRPKNGDHLSNAFEWDLFVVAGNPAIHRDAYAGSENVNADNMFNSPDGLKFDSTGLLWIQTDGKYSDKGDFAGMGNNQMLVGDPETGEIRRFMVGPNECEVTGLTWSEDRKTMFVGIQHPGEKGNSHYPDGGDSVPRSTIIGISRDDGETMG
- a CDS encoding crotonase/enoyl-CoA hydratase family protein, yielding MALIIENEGPITIVKLNRPQARNAVDPDTAMELRAAFKAFDEDNTQSVAILTGANGIFCAGFDLKVAANEGPDIGHDPDSEGPMGPTRMLLSKPVIAAVEGYAVAGGLELALWCDLRVASQTAVFGVFCRRWGVPLIDGGTVRLPRLIGQSRAMDMVLTGRPVEIEEAYEFGLANRKVAAGQALAESLKLAHEIAKFPQLCLRADRMSAHQQWNMDFPDALVNEAKGGLKPLKEETQAGAARFAAGKGRGGDFNNL